A stretch of the Tannerella serpentiformis genome encodes the following:
- the recO gene encoding DNA repair protein RecO, producing the protein MLHKTRGIVLHTLPYGDKYLIVAIYTELFGRVGYLTTPARRGKGGVAQALLMPLSLLELEVEHRNDRDLQRIREARSLSIPTALQTHPAKNAEALFLSEILYRVIREKESDPPLFHFLFDAVRHLETADAGIANFHLTFLFRLAVYLGIRPNRETYVEGRYFDLLEGIFTEEVPLHGRYLNADDSRVMARLTKMTFANMSLFAFSHTERSAILGHVLDFYRLHLPGFPELKSLEVLRALFE; encoded by the coding sequence ATGCTGCATAAGACGCGCGGCATCGTCCTCCACACCCTACCCTACGGCGACAAATACCTCATCGTCGCCATCTACACCGAACTCTTCGGGCGTGTCGGCTACCTCACCACCCCCGCTCGACGGGGTAAGGGTGGCGTTGCGCAGGCCCTGCTCATGCCCCTCTCGCTACTCGAGCTGGAGGTGGAGCACCGCAACGACCGCGACCTGCAACGCATCCGTGAGGCGCGATCCCTCTCCATCCCCACCGCCCTCCAGACGCATCCGGCGAAGAACGCCGAGGCGCTCTTCCTCTCCGAGATCCTCTATCGGGTCATCCGCGAGAAGGAGTCCGATCCGCCGCTCTTCCACTTCCTCTTCGACGCCGTCCGTCATCTCGAAACGGCCGACGCCGGCATCGCCAACTTCCACCTCACATTCCTCTTCCGTCTGGCCGTCTACCTCGGCATCCGCCCCAATCGCGAGACGTACGTGGAGGGCCGCTACTTCGACCTCCTCGAGGGCATCTTCACCGAGGAAGTCCCCCTTCACGGCCGCTATCTGAACGCTGACGACAGTCGCGTCATGGCCCGCCTGACGAAGATGACCTTCGCCAACATGTCGCTCTTCGCCTTCTCCCACACCGAACGCTCGGCCATCCTCGGCCACGTCCTCGACTTCTATCGCCTGCACCTGCCCGGCTTTCCAGAGCTCAAGTCGCTCGAGGTGCTGCGCGCGCTTTTTGAATGA
- the ispF gene encoding 2-C-methyl-D-erythritol 2,4-cyclodiphosphate synthase, with the protein MRIGFGYDVHTFAPDRELWIGGVHIDHPLGLLGHSDADVLIHAICDALLGAAGLRDIGYHFPDTAGEYAGIDSKILLSCTMRLLRDAGYELGNIDATVVAEQPKLNPHIPDMQRTMAEVMGVPTADISIKATTSERMGFVGRREGIAAYAVALIVPR; encoded by the coding sequence ATGCGAATCGGATTCGGATACGACGTCCACACCTTCGCCCCCGACCGTGAACTGTGGATCGGCGGTGTGCACATCGACCACCCCCTCGGACTCCTCGGCCATAGCGACGCCGACGTACTCATTCACGCCATCTGCGACGCCCTGCTCGGCGCCGCCGGACTGCGCGACATCGGCTATCACTTTCCCGACACCGCCGGCGAGTATGCCGGCATCGACAGCAAGATCCTCCTCTCCTGTACCATGCGCCTCCTCCGCGATGCGGGCTACGAACTGGGCAACATCGACGCCACCGTGGTGGCCGAACAGCCCAAGCTCAACCCCCACATCCCCGACATGCAGCGCACGATGGCCGAAGTCATGGGCGTCCCCACGGCCGACATCTCCATCAAAGCCACCACCTCCGAGCGTATGGGCTTCGTCGGACGCCGCGAAGGCATCGCCGCCTACGCCGTGGCGCTCATTGTCCCCCGGTGA
- the porV gene encoding type IX secretion system outer membrane channel protein PorV yields MMNLRRIVGLLPALLLPAALLHAQDKYKQFSPINTAIPSLSIAPDARGGGMGDIGAATLPDIHSQYWNASKYAFMESKAGVGISYTPWLRKLVKDVYMAYASGYYKPNDRSAIGASLRYFSLGEVPITNQVGQQLTNLNPYEMAFDLSYGMKLSENYSMAVALRYIRSDMNATVNQDLQPANAVSVDVSGYLEKYVYLGQSESLWSFGYNVSNLGTKVSFDGGNRQQFLPANLKIGTGLLYPIDDYNQIGVYLDLNKYLVPTEPIKREGESDADFAKRSDDYKTMNSLSAALRSFSDANDGFSEELKEVNVSLGAEYSYNNQFFVRGGYYYENQLKGNRQYFSMGAGFKMNVFRLDAAYLISTVQSNPLDQTLRFSLSFDMDGLRSLFN; encoded by the coding sequence ATGATGAACCTTCGTAGAATCGTCGGCCTGTTGCCGGCGCTGCTCCTGCCCGCAGCCCTGCTGCATGCACAGGACAAGTACAAACAATTCAGCCCCATCAACACGGCTATCCCTTCGCTTTCCATCGCCCCCGATGCGCGCGGCGGCGGTATGGGCGACATCGGCGCCGCCACCCTGCCCGACATCCACTCGCAGTATTGGAACGCCTCGAAATACGCCTTCATGGAGAGCAAAGCTGGCGTCGGCATCTCGTACACCCCCTGGCTCCGCAAGCTCGTCAAGGACGTCTACATGGCCTACGCCTCGGGTTACTACAAGCCCAACGACCGATCGGCCATCGGCGCCTCCCTGCGCTACTTCTCGCTGGGTGAGGTGCCTATCACCAATCAGGTCGGCCAGCAACTCACCAACCTCAACCCCTACGAAATGGCCTTCGACCTGAGCTACGGCATGAAGCTCTCCGAAAACTACTCCATGGCCGTCGCCCTGCGCTACATCCGGTCTGACATGAACGCCACCGTCAACCAAGACCTGCAGCCCGCCAACGCCGTCTCGGTCGACGTCTCCGGCTACCTCGAGAAGTACGTCTACCTCGGGCAGAGCGAGAGCCTCTGGAGCTTCGGCTACAACGTCTCGAACCTCGGTACCAAGGTCTCGTTCGACGGTGGCAACCGCCAGCAGTTCCTGCCCGCCAACCTCAAGATCGGTACCGGCCTCCTGTACCCCATCGACGACTACAACCAGATCGGCGTCTACCTCGACCTCAACAAGTACCTCGTGCCCACCGAACCAATTAAGCGCGAGGGCGAGTCGGACGCCGACTTCGCCAAACGCAGCGACGACTACAAGACGATGAACTCCCTCTCGGCCGCGCTCCGGTCCTTCTCCGACGCCAACGACGGTTTCAGCGAAGAGCTGAAGGAGGTCAACGTCTCGCTCGGTGCCGAATACAGCTACAACAACCAGTTCTTCGTCCGCGGCGGTTACTATTACGAGAACCAGCTAAAGGGCAACCGCCAATACTTCTCGATGGGTGCTGGCTTCAAGATGAACGTCTTCCGCCTCGACGCCGCCTACCTCATCAGCACCGTCCAGAGTAACCCCCTCGATCAAACGCTCCGCTTCTCCCTCTCCTTCGACATGGACGGACTGCGTAGCCTATTCAATTAA
- a CDS encoding GNAT family N-acetyltransferase, whose amino-acid sequence MIRDPRLPAMMRLWQDTFGDSDAFVRLFFTRVYRPQNALTLSRDGRLAAMLHIVPYRLRVGRRTLPAAYICGVSTRPEARGQGLMTALMRRALRTMRRRGFALTTLIPAEPWLFDVYARLGYVHPIQTCDERIATADLPLAPPDVRIAPCTDARFYAAFDRLERRRPCAILHTARDFDTIRLDCESDGGRVLVALADGRPAGFLFEAPEEGGVVRVKELLAEDADTETALLRAAATRHGATQLRIRRPPQPDRPSQPYGLAARLDDRLSAADIDRLHMALMLD is encoded by the coding sequence ATGATCCGCGACCCGCGACTACCCGCGATGATGCGCCTCTGGCAGGACACGTTTGGCGACTCCGACGCCTTCGTCCGCCTCTTCTTCACCCGCGTCTATCGGCCCCAGAATGCCCTCACGCTCAGCCGCGACGGACGCCTCGCGGCCATGCTTCACATCGTCCCCTACCGCCTCCGCGTGGGGAGGCGCACGCTTCCCGCGGCCTACATCTGCGGCGTCAGCACCCGCCCCGAGGCGCGCGGCCAGGGGCTGATGACGGCCCTCATGCGCCGCGCCCTCCGCACGATGCGCCGCCGAGGCTTCGCCCTCACCACGCTCATCCCCGCCGAGCCGTGGCTCTTCGACGTCTACGCCCGCTTGGGCTACGTCCACCCCATCCAGACTTGCGACGAACGGATCGCCACGGCCGACCTACCGCTCGCTCCCCCTGACGTCCGCATCGCGCCCTGCACCGACGCGCGCTTTTACGCCGCCTTCGACCGCCTCGAGCGCCGCCGACCGTGCGCCATCCTGCACACGGCCCGCGACTTCGACACCATCCGCCTCGACTGCGAATCGGACGGCGGCCGTGTGCTCGTGGCCCTGGCCGACGGACGGCCCGCAGGCTTCCTCTTCGAGGCGCCCGAGGAGGGCGGCGTGGTGCGCGTCAAGGAGTTGCTCGCCGAGGACGCGGACACCGAGACGGCCCTCCTTCGCGCCGCTGCCACGCGTCACGGCGCCACGCAGCTCCGCATTCGTCGCCCCCCGCAGCCCGACCGCCCCTCGCAGCCTTACGGACTGGCCGCACGGCTCGACGACCGTCTCTCGGCGGCCGACATCGACCGTCTCCACATGGCGCTGATGCTCGATTAG
- a CDS encoding DUF2156 domain-containing protein — MTFQPISLTDRDAISAFTLNAPYSNCDFAFANICSWRFLYDTEYAIEDGFLFIRFYIEENAGRRLAYMMPIGHGGLGAAIRKLDENNHVNGFGHPLLVLGITPEARPELEAACPDKFAYMADRDYFDYIYLREELLTLRGKKLQSKRNHANRFRKEYTYTYLPLTPETAPCCMELERTWMRANATDDNADDLTNERRSMDFALRNFEALGLTGGALVIDDHIAAFTYGSPINRTTFGVHVEKADTRYEGIFSVINQEFVAHIPETYTYINREEDLGLPGLRKAKLSYNPAVLLEKFGAVKRR; from the coding sequence ATGACATTCCAACCCATCTCCCTCACCGATCGCGACGCGATCAGCGCATTCACCCTGAATGCCCCCTATTCCAACTGCGATTTCGCCTTCGCCAACATATGCAGCTGGCGGTTCCTCTACGACACCGAGTATGCCATCGAGGACGGCTTCCTCTTCATCCGCTTTTACATCGAGGAAAACGCGGGCCGACGACTGGCCTACATGATGCCGATCGGCCACGGCGGCCTGGGCGCAGCCATCCGTAAGCTGGACGAAAACAACCACGTGAACGGTTTCGGCCACCCGCTGCTTGTGCTCGGCATTACCCCCGAGGCACGCCCGGAGCTGGAGGCTGCCTGCCCCGACAAGTTCGCCTACATGGCCGACCGCGACTACTTCGATTACATCTACCTGCGCGAGGAGCTACTCACGCTGCGCGGCAAAAAACTCCAGTCGAAGCGCAACCACGCCAACCGTTTCCGCAAGGAATACACCTACACCTACCTGCCCCTCACGCCCGAGACGGCCCCCTGCTGCATGGAGCTGGAGCGCACCTGGATGCGTGCCAACGCGACGGACGACAACGCCGACGACCTCACCAATGAGCGTCGATCGATGGACTTCGCCCTCCGCAACTTCGAAGCGCTGGGCCTCACCGGTGGCGCCCTGGTCATCGACGACCACATCGCCGCCTTCACCTACGGATCGCCCATCAACCGCACCACCTTCGGCGTGCACGTCGAGAAGGCCGACACGCGCTACGAGGGCATTTTCAGCGTCATCAACCAGGAGTTTGTCGCCCACATTCCGGAGACGTACACCTACATCAATCGCGAGGAGGATCTCGGGCTGCCGGGCCTCCGCAAGGCCAAACTGTCGTACAACCCCGCCGTGCTGCTGGAGAAGTTCGGCGCCGTGAAGCGCCGATGA
- the kbl gene encoding glycine C-acetyltransferase, which yields MYGKIQAFLQQELADIESAGLFKKERIIRTPQRADIRVGDGEEVLNFCANNYLGLSDNPRLIEAATRAMQQRGFGMSSVRFICGTQDMHKDLEAAIARFFRTDDTILYGSCFDANGGLFEPLLGEQDAIISDALNHASIIDGVRLCKAKRFCYANADMADLERCLKEAAGCRFRVIATDGVFSMDGNVAPMDRICDLAERYDALVMVDESHSAGVVGPTGRGVAEQFNLYGRIDIFTGTLGKAFGGAMGGFTTGRKEIIDMLRQRSRPYLFSNSLAPSIVGASIEMFKMLDESDTLHTKLARNVTYFRDRMIEAGFDIKPTQSAICAVMLYDAKLSQDFAREMQHEGIYVTGFYYPVVPKDQARIRVQLSAGHEREHLDKAIAAFIKVGRTLGVIK from the coding sequence ATGTACGGAAAAATTCAAGCGTTCCTCCAGCAGGAACTGGCCGACATCGAGTCGGCGGGATTATTCAAAAAAGAACGCATCATCCGAACCCCGCAGCGCGCTGACATCCGCGTTGGCGACGGCGAGGAGGTGCTAAACTTCTGCGCCAACAATTACCTCGGGCTATCCGACAATCCGCGCCTCATCGAGGCCGCCACACGCGCCATGCAACAGCGCGGATTCGGCATGTCGTCCGTGCGATTCATTTGCGGTACGCAGGACATGCACAAGGACCTCGAGGCCGCCATCGCCCGCTTCTTCCGGACGGACGACACGATCCTTTACGGCTCCTGTTTCGACGCCAACGGCGGACTCTTCGAGCCGCTCCTCGGCGAGCAGGACGCCATCATCTCCGATGCCCTCAACCACGCCTCGATCATCGACGGCGTACGCCTCTGCAAGGCCAAACGTTTCTGCTACGCCAATGCGGATATGGCCGACTTGGAGCGTTGCCTGAAGGAGGCCGCGGGCTGTCGCTTCCGCGTGATTGCGACGGACGGCGTCTTCTCGATGGATGGCAACGTGGCGCCGATGGATCGGATCTGCGACCTGGCCGAGCGTTACGACGCGTTGGTGATGGTCGACGAGTCGCACTCTGCGGGCGTCGTTGGGCCGACGGGACGCGGCGTAGCGGAGCAGTTCAACCTTTACGGACGCATCGACATCTTCACCGGTACGCTGGGCAAGGCCTTCGGCGGCGCTATGGGCGGCTTCACCACGGGCCGGAAGGAGATCATCGACATGCTCCGCCAGCGGTCACGCCCGTACCTCTTCTCCAACTCGCTGGCCCCGTCGATCGTCGGCGCGAGCATTGAGATGTTCAAGATGCTCGACGAGTCGGACACGCTCCACACGAAGCTGGCGCGCAACGTGACCTACTTCCGCGACCGCATGATAGAGGCGGGCTTCGACATTAAGCCCACGCAGTCGGCTATCTGCGCCGTGATGCTGTACGACGCCAAGCTCTCGCAAGACTTTGCCCGCGAAATGCAGCACGAAGGCATCTACGTGACCGGCTTCTACTATCCGGTCGTGCCCAAGGATCAAGCGCGCATTCGCGTGCAGCTCTCTGCCGGACACGAGCGCGAGCACCTCGACAAGGCCATCGCCGCCTTCATCAAAGTCGGCCGTACGCTGGGCGTCATCAAGTAG
- a CDS encoding NAD-dependent epimerase/dehydratase family protein — protein sequence MKNILVIGSTGQIGSELTLELRKHYGENVVAGYIPGAEPKGELAETGPAAIVDITNGQQIADTVAKYRVDTVYNLAALLSAVAESKHCLAWHIGIDGLMNVLEVARERGCAVFTPSSIGAFGDGAPKDMTPQDTICRPHTMYGVTKVTGELLSDYYYTRFGVDTRGVRFPGLISYVTPPGGGTTDYAVDIFYAAARGETFRCPIQGGTFMDMMYMPDALHAAISLMEADPARLRHRNAFNIASMSFDPEIIYRQIRKYRPDFVMEYAVDPLRQSIADSWPNHMDDHCAREEWDWAPRYDLDAMTRDMLEKLSARF from the coding sequence ATGAAAAACATATTGGTAATCGGTTCAACCGGACAAATCGGCTCTGAACTGACCTTGGAATTGCGAAAGCATTACGGAGAGAATGTGGTTGCGGGTTACATACCCGGAGCCGAACCCAAGGGCGAGCTGGCCGAAACGGGCCCGGCAGCCATTGTGGACATCACGAACGGACAGCAGATCGCAGACACGGTGGCGAAGTATCGCGTCGACACGGTGTACAACCTCGCAGCGCTACTCTCGGCCGTGGCCGAAAGCAAGCACTGCCTGGCGTGGCACATCGGCATCGACGGCCTGATGAACGTGCTCGAAGTGGCCCGTGAACGGGGCTGCGCCGTCTTCACCCCCAGCTCGATCGGAGCCTTTGGCGACGGTGCGCCGAAAGACATGACGCCGCAGGATACCATCTGCCGGCCACACACCATGTATGGCGTGACGAAGGTGACGGGCGAGTTGCTCAGCGACTACTATTATACCCGCTTCGGCGTCGACACGCGTGGCGTGCGCTTCCCGGGGCTGATCTCGTACGTGACGCCTCCGGGCGGTGGCACGACGGACTATGCTGTCGACATCTTCTACGCCGCGGCTCGGGGCGAGACGTTCCGCTGCCCCATTCAGGGCGGCACGTTCATGGACATGATGTACATGCCCGACGCACTGCACGCTGCCATCAGTCTGATGGAGGCTGACCCTGCGCGGCTCAGGCATCGCAACGCGTTCAACATCGCCTCGATGAGCTTCGATCCGGAGATCATCTACCGGCAGATCCGCAAGTATCGGCCCGACTTCGTCATGGAGTACGCCGTCGATCCCTTGCGGCAGTCTATCGCCGACTCGTGGCCGAACCACATGGACGACCATTGCGCCCGCGAGGAGTGGGACTGGGCGCCGCGCTACGATCTCGACGCCATGACGCGCGACATGCTGGAGAAGCTCTCGGCTCGCTTCTGA
- a CDS encoding porin family protein: protein MALFLFLAWAAVHATDSRAQRPTFREEWAAGVTGGINYSTVFFAPKVHQSPMQGFNAGVAFRWITERNLGLQLEAGFRQLGWRERFDEQPRYRYIRRMNYLEVPFLTHIYFGSERVRCFFNLGPQIGLLTGESTDENLNGATPNKTNDQHTMAIERRFAWGLCGGPGVELRTSVGYFQLEGRYYYSLGDFYSTRHGDAFSKASPQVFTLRLAYFMPFTLHRPLSK from the coding sequence ATGGCCCTCTTTCTGTTTCTGGCATGGGCGGCCGTTCACGCTACGGACAGTCGGGCACAACGGCCCACGTTCCGCGAAGAATGGGCGGCAGGCGTGACGGGCGGCATCAACTATTCGACCGTCTTCTTCGCGCCCAAGGTGCATCAGAGCCCGATGCAAGGCTTCAACGCTGGCGTGGCCTTCAGGTGGATCACGGAGCGTAACCTCGGGCTACAGCTCGAGGCCGGCTTCCGTCAGCTTGGTTGGCGCGAGCGCTTCGACGAGCAGCCCCGGTATCGCTACATCCGCCGCATGAACTACCTCGAAGTGCCCTTCCTGACGCACATCTACTTCGGCTCCGAGCGCGTGCGATGCTTCTTCAACCTCGGTCCGCAGATCGGCCTCCTGACGGGCGAGAGCACGGACGAGAACCTGAACGGCGCCACGCCTAACAAGACGAACGATCAGCACACGATGGCCATCGAGCGGCGTTTCGCGTGGGGACTCTGCGGCGGGCCGGGCGTAGAGCTGCGCACGTCTGTCGGCTATTTCCAGCTCGAGGGCCGCTACTACTATTCCCTTGGCGACTTCTACAGCACCCGCCATGGCGACGCCTTCTCCAAAGCCTCGCCCCAAGTCTTCACCCTGCGGCTGGCCTACTTCATGCCCTTCACCCTGCATCGCCCCCTCTCCAAATAG